One segment of Metallosphaera cuprina Ar-4 DNA contains the following:
- a CDS encoding NAD(P)/FAD-dependent oxidoreductase, which produces MEMNVVILGAGSHGVSLAYHLVKKGEKNVTIVERQRINYGSSGRNAGRFRYHFYTKENVEFAKDAIPYLLQLCRRLPLNPICMRTGYVWVLEDQRISEVIKKMDSLWRSLGVGGRFLNCSELDYLKSESECYLAPQDGSFHHDYLTFGMLEDIKNSVKIVYGDANKLIVSGGRISGVRIENNVINADVVTVTLGAWSGKFMAENGIRVPIEPEKKEIFITEDIRYRVKPLVITPSTYFSHTLKGEIIGGVEDTRERGFLDLDVSLGRMTLFLKDVRRLVKGAEGIRVLRGWAGYYEMTPDHSHIMGYSNEWPEGLYIDAGYSGHGMMFSPYSGKIMADLILDDEKNKFIDVFSPDRFNLNRLIDERMVI; this is translated from the coding sequence ATGGAGATGAACGTAGTTATATTAGGCGCAGGGAGTCACGGGGTAAGCCTAGCCTATCATCTTGTAAAGAAGGGAGAAAAAAACGTTACAATCGTTGAGAGGCAGAGAATAAACTATGGTTCTAGCGGAAGAAATGCGGGAAGATTTAGGTATCACTTTTACACTAAGGAAAATGTAGAGTTCGCCAAGGACGCAATACCATATTTGCTACAATTATGCAGGAGGCTACCCCTAAATCCAATATGTATGAGAACAGGTTACGTATGGGTATTAGAGGACCAAAGAATTTCAGAGGTGATAAAGAAGATGGATAGTCTCTGGAGATCCTTAGGGGTAGGAGGCAGATTCCTTAATTGCTCAGAGCTCGATTATCTGAAGAGCGAAAGTGAATGCTATCTCGCTCCCCAGGACGGTTCGTTTCATCATGATTACCTGACCTTTGGCATGTTGGAAGATATCAAAAACAGTGTTAAGATTGTATATGGAGATGCAAATAAATTGATAGTCTCAGGAGGAAGAATTTCTGGAGTGAGGATTGAGAATAATGTTATTAACGCAGATGTGGTGACAGTAACTTTAGGGGCTTGGAGCGGTAAGTTTATGGCTGAGAACGGTATCAGGGTTCCTATAGAGCCGGAAAAGAAGGAAATCTTCATTACAGAAGATATAAGATACAGAGTTAAACCTCTGGTCATCACTCCCAGTACTTATTTCTCTCATACCTTGAAGGGAGAGATCATAGGTGGCGTCGAGGATACTAGGGAAAGAGGGTTTCTAGATCTCGATGTATCATTGGGTAGAATGACACTTTTCCTAAAGGACGTAAGGAGGTTGGTGAAAGGAGCTGAGGGGATTAGAGTGTTGAGAGGATGGGCTGGTTATTACGAGATGACACCAGATCACTCTCATATTATGGGTTACTCTAACGAATGGCCAGAAGGTTTATATATAGATGCAGGATACAGCGGTCACGGGATGATGTTTTCACCTTATTCAGGTAAGATAATGGCAGACTTAATACTAGATGATGAAAAAAATAAGTTCATTGATGTGTTCAGCCCGGATAGGTTTAACCTAAACAGGTTGATAGATGAGAGGATGGTAATCTGA
- a CDS encoding alkaline phosphatase family protein — MKVLLVVIDGLAYHLTERFIESLPTFQEVSERGIYGPLESTYPSITPVALASLFTGLSPKTHGVVSPRIFVSGRKLQSSISAFSSNSLMVDPIWIVLGKKGYKVVVTSAPQALPDKWKLPNVILLDPYKAKLKTCSESTLLKEGDNEFLGKKWTVKTNGNDYILHVEGEELVVSQNSWLGPLEISGKCGDEELKASIFLHGNGHGIYVTPPAFLNYKWGNNKEIVDEVWEKVVRRVGMVLDGDYKGLNRGLISFEEYIKTVELSYNFFVEYSLFLLRRDDWDFGITYLPIVDNMQHLLYGVDDGRALDYIFEAYRLADKFLMLHQGLSDNLFLCSDHGITKIKRRVYVNKILEKINVLKTDNGRIVWSKTKAYYGGGGVIRVNLKGREEAGIVNPSEYQRLVRYIVKNLEEVRDEHGDSVFTGIYVRDSPASERQGDIELSVKDYYSLSANIDHESEIDVVKPYQTSTGDHGFYRKEDLYGIIAGFGKDISKGRKIKAKIVDVAPTILKLMGVQGHKTEGRVLVEALENGG; from the coding sequence TTGAAAGTATTACTTGTTGTAATAGATGGCCTGGCATATCATCTAACTGAGAGGTTTATTGAAAGCCTTCCTACCTTTCAGGAAGTATCTGAAAGGGGTATCTACGGCCCTCTCGAGAGTACTTATCCCTCTATAACTCCTGTAGCTCTAGCTTCTCTTTTCACAGGGCTTTCTCCAAAAACCCATGGAGTCGTTTCACCTAGGATATTCGTAAGTGGGAGAAAACTTCAATCTAGCATCTCAGCGTTTTCTAGCAATTCTCTTATGGTAGATCCCATCTGGATTGTACTAGGAAAGAAGGGTTATAAGGTAGTGGTTACATCTGCTCCACAGGCCCTCCCTGACAAGTGGAAATTGCCCAATGTTATCTTATTAGATCCATACAAGGCTAAACTGAAGACCTGTTCTGAAAGCACGTTACTTAAAGAAGGTGATAACGAATTCCTTGGTAAGAAGTGGACCGTCAAGACCAATGGTAATGATTATATTTTGCATGTAGAGGGAGAGGAGTTAGTTGTTTCTCAGAACTCTTGGTTAGGTCCATTAGAGATAAGCGGCAAATGTGGGGATGAGGAGCTAAAGGCATCAATATTTCTACACGGCAACGGTCACGGTATATATGTAACCCCTCCTGCTTTTCTTAACTATAAGTGGGGGAATAATAAGGAGATTGTTGATGAAGTTTGGGAGAAAGTGGTTAGGAGAGTGGGGATGGTACTTGATGGAGATTATAAGGGACTTAATAGAGGCCTGATTTCATTCGAGGAGTACATTAAGACGGTAGAACTTTCTTACAATTTCTTTGTAGAGTATTCCCTCTTCCTATTAAGGAGGGATGACTGGGATTTTGGGATAACTTACTTGCCCATTGTGGATAACATGCAACACTTGCTTTATGGCGTGGATGACGGAAGGGCTTTAGATTACATTTTTGAAGCTTACAGATTGGCCGACAAGTTTCTTATGTTACATCAGGGTTTATCTGACAATTTATTTCTTTGTTCCGATCACGGAATAACAAAAATAAAAAGGCGCGTATATGTAAATAAGATATTGGAGAAGATTAATGTGTTAAAAACTGATAACGGTAGGATCGTCTGGAGTAAGACCAAGGCTTACTATGGGGGTGGCGGTGTTATAAGGGTTAACTTAAAGGGAAGAGAGGAAGCAGGGATAGTAAATCCCTCGGAATATCAAAGGCTTGTCCGATACATTGTAAAGAACTTAGAGGAAGTGAGAGACGAACATGGAGACTCTGTGTTCACTGGTATATATGTGAGAGACTCTCCCGCCTCTGAGAGGCAAGGAGATATCGAGCTTAGCGTAAAAGACTACTATTCTCTAAGCGCTAACATTGATCATGAAAGCGAGATCGATGTTGTAAAGCCTTATCAGACCTCCACAGGAGACCATGGATTTTACAGAAAAGAAGATCTATATGGAATAATAGCTGGTTTCGGAAAGGATATTTCTAAAGGAAGGAAGATCAAAGCGAAGATTGTTGATGTAGCGCCAACCATACTCAAACTAATGGGTGTTCAGGGTCATAAGACAGAGGGCAGGGTACTCGTGGAGGCCCTAGAAAATGGAGGTTAA
- a CDS encoding uroporphyrinogen-III synthase, translating into MRVLYLRPEGSEVPQLDNVDVLNVPLFSPKCIDYSFKSETEAVGFTSVNSVRCFKDFDKISDLKVFSIGPVTAEELLKHGIRSEYPSKYTSKDLARLVLERQVRHFTSFRSAKASSEMKGILNLISYQEIFNYDLVLNEAKVQDAKKILEECSVQMVVLTSSLIAKTVANFLRDCYKVISIGPMTSTTLRSVKPELSFIESDISTIEGTIQEIEKFLRR; encoded by the coding sequence ATGCGGGTCTTATATCTTAGGCCTGAAGGAAGCGAAGTGCCACAACTAGATAACGTAGACGTACTAAACGTGCCTCTCTTCTCACCTAAATGTATAGACTATTCTTTTAAATCGGAAACTGAGGCAGTCGGTTTCACAAGTGTGAATTCGGTTAGATGTTTTAAAGATTTTGATAAAATATCAGATTTAAAAGTCTTTTCTATAGGTCCCGTTACTGCCGAAGAGCTACTTAAGCACGGTATACGCTCAGAATATCCATCAAAGTACACTAGTAAAGACCTCGCAAGGCTAGTGCTAGAGAGACAAGTACGTCACTTCACATCTTTCAGGAGTGCTAAGGCTAGTTCTGAAATGAAAGGAATCCTTAATTTAATCTCATACCAGGAGATTTTCAACTATGATCTAGTTCTAAACGAGGCCAAGGTCCAGGACGCTAAAAAGATATTAGAAGAGTGTTCAGTTCAGATGGTTGTGCTTACCAGTTCGTTAATAGCCAAAACCGTAGCTAATTTCTTAAGGGATTGCTATAAAGTAATTAGTATAGGTCCGATGACATCTACAACGCTTAGATCTGTGAAACCGGAGTTAAGTTTCATTGAAAGCGACATATCTACGATAGAAGGAACCATACAAGAAATTGAAAAATTTCTAAGGAGGTGA
- the hemC gene encoding hydroxymethylbilane synthase, with protein MKVRIAARGSRLSVKQVETVSSYLNSRGYETEFIEVKTRADLFSGTPLHEIGKGVFDKEVNEAVLIGKADLAVHSMKDLSALPEGLKILATPRRENPSDVLVSDYELQEMPAGSKIGTGSLRRTNFLKVLRPDLQVINLRGNVDTRIRKYLTREYDGIILAEAGLVRLGINVKRHELDVHDFTPEANQGIIAIVGRPHLTELLKELNDEATMTVARAEREVVKVIGGGCHSPLGVLFQMEDDRLTGIASYSDGIRRVSASVSVMDSPEAAGQALGRALLKEMKNAGLIS; from the coding sequence GTGAAAGTTAGAATAGCGGCGAGAGGAAGTAGACTAAGCGTGAAGCAGGTCGAAACGGTAAGCTCGTATTTAAACTCAAGAGGTTATGAAACCGAGTTCATCGAGGTTAAAACTAGGGCCGATCTCTTCTCCGGAACACCTTTACACGAGATAGGGAAAGGAGTTTTTGACAAGGAAGTGAACGAAGCGGTTCTCATAGGCAAAGCCGACTTAGCTGTTCATAGTATGAAAGATCTCTCTGCACTCCCTGAAGGGCTAAAGATCTTGGCAACACCGAGAAGGGAAAATCCTAGTGATGTACTAGTATCTGACTATGAATTACAAGAAATGCCTGCAGGTTCTAAAATAGGGACAGGAAGCCTAAGGAGGACTAACTTTCTCAAAGTGTTGAGGCCAGATCTTCAAGTCATTAACTTAAGAGGTAACGTTGACACTAGGATAAGGAAATATCTGACTCGTGAATACGATGGTATAATTTTAGCTGAGGCCGGTTTGGTAAGGTTAGGAATAAACGTGAAGAGACATGAACTAGATGTGCATGACTTCACTCCAGAAGCTAATCAGGGAATAATTGCGATAGTTGGAAGGCCTCACCTTACCGAGTTATTAAAAGAGCTTAATGACGAAGCCACTATGACGGTAGCTAGGGCAGAAAGAGAGGTGGTGAAAGTGATAGGAGGCGGGTGTCACTCTCCTCTAGGCGTTCTCTTTCAAATGGAAGATGACAGACTGACTGGAATAGCTAGCTACAGTGATGGCATTAGGAGAGTTTCTGCAAGCGTTTCGGTTATGGACTCTCCTGAAGCAGCGGGTCAGGCTTTGGGAAGAGCTTTGTTGAAGGAGATGAAAAATGCGGGTCTTATATCTTAG
- the hemL gene encoding glutamate-1-semialdehyde 2,1-aminomutase has product MSHDLWEQAKTLFAGGVNSPVRAGVKPFPFYTKSGKGPYLITEDSQRLIDYVLGYGPLILGHAHPKVIEAVKEQIDEGWLYGTPSKTEVELAKLIIKYVPSAEKVRFVNSGTEATMTALRISRGYTGRDKILKFDGNYHGAHDYVLIDAGSAATEFGVPFSQGIPKEVVSTVVICPYNDLECSEKALRRGDIASVIVEPVMGNMGVIPPKDGFLKGLRELTKEHGTLLIFDEVITGFRLGLGGAQSYFKVIPDLTTLGKIIGGGFPIGAICGKREVMDSLTPSGRVFNAGTFNANPISMSAGIATIRELESGNVYVKTEKAATELAEEIDKAIRIPHVVNRVYNFFQFFLGVDRVENAADARKAKRELYVRAHEKLLKSGVFIPPSQFEALFTSSEHNDDIVNESISKFKSVLEDLV; this is encoded by the coding sequence TTGAGTCATGATTTATGGGAACAGGCTAAAACCCTATTTGCGGGAGGCGTTAATAGCCCAGTCAGGGCCGGAGTCAAACCGTTTCCGTTCTATACCAAGTCGGGTAAGGGCCCCTATTTAATAACCGAAGACTCTCAGAGACTAATCGATTACGTTCTGGGATACGGTCCGCTCATTTTGGGCCACGCCCATCCGAAAGTTATCGAGGCTGTTAAAGAACAGATAGATGAAGGATGGTTGTATGGAACCCCTAGCAAGACAGAGGTGGAATTAGCTAAGTTGATCATCAAGTATGTTCCTTCGGCAGAAAAAGTGAGGTTCGTGAACAGCGGTACAGAGGCCACCATGACTGCACTAAGGATAAGTCGAGGTTACACCGGCAGAGATAAGATACTCAAATTTGATGGTAATTATCACGGAGCTCATGATTACGTTTTGATAGACGCTGGTAGCGCAGCCACGGAGTTCGGAGTACCCTTTTCCCAGGGAATACCTAAAGAGGTCGTTTCTACAGTTGTTATTTGCCCTTATAACGACTTGGAATGTTCGGAAAAGGCGTTGAGGAGAGGCGATATCGCCAGTGTCATAGTAGAACCAGTGATGGGAAATATGGGAGTTATTCCGCCAAAGGACGGTTTCCTTAAAGGGTTAAGAGAGTTAACCAAAGAGCACGGCACGCTTCTAATTTTTGATGAAGTGATAACTGGATTTAGGTTAGGTTTGGGAGGGGCTCAATCTTATTTTAAGGTGATCCCAGATTTAACCACTCTAGGGAAGATTATAGGTGGAGGTTTTCCAATAGGAGCAATCTGCGGAAAAAGAGAGGTAATGGATTCCTTGACCCCTTCAGGAAGGGTATTTAACGCTGGTACGTTTAACGCAAATCCCATATCTATGAGTGCTGGAATCGCTACTATAAGAGAACTTGAGAGCGGAAATGTCTACGTCAAGACGGAAAAGGCCGCAACTGAACTCGCTGAGGAGATAGATAAAGCAATAAGAATTCCTCACGTTGTGAACAGGGTTTATAACTTTTTCCAGTTTTTCCTTGGAGTAGACAGAGTAGAAAACGCTGCTGACGCTAGAAAAGCTAAACGTGAACTATACGTCAGAGCGCATGAGAAGCTGTTAAAGTCTGGAGTGTTTATACCTCCAAGTCAATTTGAAGCTTTGTTCACTTCAAGTGAGCATAACGATGATATAGTGAATGAAAGCATCTCTAAATTCAAGAGTGTATTGGAGGATTTGGTGTGA
- the hemB gene encoding porphobilinogen synthase → MVGYPRIRPRRLRQSKNIRDSVAETRLTADNLILPVFIKDGISQPEEIGSMPGILRYPPNDHLIKFVDENFNKGITKLVVFGIPSFKDNIASSAFQKDGVIQRSLRLLKQTFGEKIVLIADECTDEYTSHGHCGIVNYRGSNYYIDNDESIKVHAKIALSQAEAGADVIAPSSMMDGVVGAIRKELDDNGFQDTLIMAYSVKYASVFYSPFREAASSAPAFGDRKSYQMDPRNSYEALKEAKLDIEEGADILMVKPAHTYLDVIRLVKDTFSTYPLAAYHVSGEYSMIKAAVKNGWLNERNAVMEITYSIKRAGADLILTYYAPQLAEWIREGTPF, encoded by the coding sequence ATGGTGGGATATCCGAGGATAAGGCCAAGGAGGTTAAGGCAGAGCAAGAACATAAGGGATTCAGTGGCAGAAACGAGGTTAACGGCAGATAACCTAATCTTACCGGTCTTTATAAAAGACGGGATCTCGCAGCCTGAAGAGATAGGTAGTATGCCCGGAATCTTAAGGTATCCGCCCAACGATCACCTCATAAAGTTTGTAGATGAGAACTTCAATAAAGGTATAACGAAACTAGTTGTCTTTGGAATACCTTCATTCAAAGATAATATTGCTAGTTCAGCTTTTCAAAAGGACGGTGTAATACAGCGATCTCTAAGGTTGTTAAAGCAAACTTTTGGGGAAAAGATAGTTCTAATAGCTGACGAGTGCACAGATGAGTATACATCTCATGGACACTGCGGGATTGTAAACTACAGAGGCAGTAACTACTACATAGATAACGACGAAAGTATTAAAGTCCACGCTAAGATAGCCCTTTCTCAGGCCGAGGCTGGGGCGGACGTGATCGCCCCCTCTAGTATGATGGACGGTGTTGTAGGGGCAATAAGGAAAGAGTTGGACGATAACGGTTTCCAAGACACTCTCATCATGGCTTATAGTGTAAAGTACGCGTCGGTGTTTTATTCTCCGTTTAGAGAGGCAGCTTCTTCCGCCCCCGCTTTTGGGGACAGAAAGAGCTATCAGATGGACCCCAGGAACTCATATGAAGCGCTAAAGGAAGCTAAACTTGACATTGAGGAAGGTGCCGACATCTTAATGGTTAAGCCGGCTCACACCTATCTCGACGTCATAAGGTTAGTTAAGGATACGTTTTCCACATATCCCCTAGCGGCTTATCACGTAAGCGGAGAGTACTCCATGATAAAGGCCGCAGTTAAAAACGGATGGTTAAATGAGAGAAATGCGGTGATGGAAATAACTTATTCGATCAAAAGGGCTGGCGCGGATCTAATACTAACCTATTATGCTCCTCAATTGGCCGAATGGATTAGGGAGGGGACTCCATTTTGA
- a CDS encoding glutamyl-tRNA reductase translates to MDLVSKVINSYAAVVYTYKTIGIEKLASHYLGYNEIKELSKHFKGEMTLLQTCNRIELYLYSEDDNLSKVLDYLNQVHNREISSDATILRGKEAITHLFEVASGIDSLSVGEYEILKQIKDSMKEATKLGLASKHMRCLLERSLKVGRKVRLETGISKGKVGVYSLAVEYAKRLLGDISDKKIAILGAGEIGTKLALILHNEGVKDVTIFNRTNERGRNVAIKYGYSFLPLDFSKLSNYDLVFSAIFYPEKVRAPERSVVIDLGSPSIFEGKNVYTLRDLEAVSQAKLEERRKEIDSAKGIIENGLREFEKDCLDIIYDNFVSSFMSKVEQIRESEVTRALRVLETEDPKTKEVLDAMTRSMIKKIFSPMFENLRRAVESNEVNHINLAVSLFSYGGISEDKAKEVKAEQEHKGFSGRNEVNGR, encoded by the coding sequence ATGGATCTAGTTTCTAAGGTGATCAACTCCTACGCAGCAGTAGTCTACACGTATAAAACTATTGGCATCGAGAAGTTGGCCTCTCATTACCTGGGCTATAATGAGATCAAGGAATTATCTAAACACTTCAAAGGTGAGATGACGCTATTGCAAACGTGTAATAGAATAGAGCTATATCTTTACTCTGAGGACGATAATCTAAGTAAAGTCCTTGATTATCTTAATCAAGTTCATAACAGAGAGATATCCTCTGACGCTACGATCTTAAGAGGTAAGGAGGCTATAACACACCTCTTTGAGGTTGCTTCAGGTATTGATTCATTGTCGGTAGGAGAGTACGAAATTCTTAAACAAATTAAGGATTCTATGAAAGAGGCAACTAAACTAGGTCTAGCCTCAAAACATATGCGATGCCTTCTAGAGAGATCTCTTAAAGTCGGGAGGAAAGTAAGGTTAGAAACGGGTATATCAAAGGGGAAAGTGGGCGTTTATTCATTAGCGGTAGAGTATGCAAAGCGTCTCCTAGGTGACATCTCAGACAAGAAAATAGCTATACTGGGGGCTGGAGAGATAGGGACTAAGTTAGCTCTCATTCTGCACAACGAGGGGGTTAAGGACGTTACAATATTTAACAGGACTAATGAGCGCGGGAGAAATGTGGCTATAAAATACGGCTATAGCTTCTTACCCTTAGACTTCAGCAAGCTATCCAATTACGATCTCGTCTTTTCCGCCATATTTTACCCAGAGAAAGTGAGAGCACCGGAGAGATCCGTAGTTATAGACCTGGGATCTCCCTCAATCTTTGAAGGTAAGAACGTCTACACTCTAAGAGACCTAGAAGCGGTTTCTCAAGCTAAACTTGAGGAGAGAAGGAAAGAGATAGATAGCGCTAAGGGAATAATAGAGAACGGATTAAGAGAATTCGAAAAAGATTGCTTAGACATCATCTATGATAATTTCGTTTCCTCCTTCATGTCTAAAGTGGAGCAGATAAGGGAGTCCGAGGTTACTAGAGCGTTGAGAGTATTAGAAACTGAGGATCCGAAGACCAAAGAGGTTCTTGACGCCATGACGAGGTCTATGATTAAAAAGATCTTCTCACCCATGTTCGAAAACCTGAGGAGGGCAGTGGAATCGAACGAGGTAAATCACATTAACTTGGCCGTATCACTATTTTCTTATGGTGGGATATCCGAGGATAAGGCCAAGGAGGTTAAGGCAGAGCAAGAACATAAGGGATTCAGTGGCAGAAACGAGGTTAACGGCAGATAA
- a CDS encoding precorrin-2 dehydrogenase/sirohydrochlorin ferrochelatase family protein, with translation MLSQVHHYFPIFLDLTNVKVLVIGGGKVGSKRASKFRDYGAEVTVVSLDFSEDLATRNDIIKVKLDASILGEEFLSKYDIIITATSDQSLNSRLCSLGKSLKKFCNNPTNPNESSFIVPIFYEDDDVGIAVTTMGKSSIMSKVILDKALEALKNDPKILLEIKVMNDVKSLLKSKIKDPSIRYNLYHKIFIDKQFESFINDGNIDSAMKRAEEIINGSSF, from the coding sequence ATGCTTTCTCAAGTTCATCATTATTTTCCGATCTTTCTAGACCTTACTAACGTAAAAGTCCTAGTTATTGGAGGGGGTAAAGTCGGTAGTAAGAGAGCTTCAAAGTTTAGAGATTATGGGGCGGAAGTCACGGTTGTTTCGCTAGACTTCTCTGAAGATTTAGCTACAAGGAACGATATAATAAAAGTTAAGCTTGATGCATCAATTTTAGGTGAAGAGTTTTTATCCAAGTATGATATAATCATCACCGCAACTAGCGATCAGTCCTTGAATTCTAGGCTATGTTCCTTAGGTAAATCCTTAAAAAAGTTTTGCAACAATCCTACAAATCCTAACGAATCTTCTTTTATTGTACCTATTTTTTATGAGGACGATGACGTTGGAATAGCCGTAACTACTATGGGTAAATCCAGCATAATGTCTAAAGTCATTCTAGATAAGGCTTTAGAAGCGTTGAAAAACGATCCAAAAATACTCTTAGAGATTAAGGTTATGAACGATGTGAAATCGTTATTAAAAAGCAAAATTAAAGATCCTAGCATAAGATACAATTTATATCATAAAATATTTATTGATAAGCAATTCGAAAGCTTCATTAATGATGGTAACATAGATAGTGCCATGAAGAGGGCTGAGGAGATCATCAATGGATCTAGTTTCTAA
- the fen gene encoding flap endonuclease-1: MGVDLSDLVSEIRRDLTFTEIKGKKVAVDAYNAIYQFLAAIRQYDGTPLMNREGKITSHLNGLFYRTVNLLEQGVIPIYVFDGKPPEIKAQELENRRKLKEEAMKKLERAKEEGKIEEVRKYSQMTSRLTSSMANEGKRLLSLMGIPTVQAPSEGEAEAAYMNSQGLVYAAASQDYDSLLFGATRLIRNLTISGKRKLPNKDAYVEVKPEVIEADLLLKKLGITRDELIDIAILIGTDYNPDGIKGIGPKRAYKLIKTYKRIEDIDKKEFDLELIDFDYKKIREMFLRPEVVLPKEPLDLGDVNVQGVVDFLVKENDFSEDRVVAALERLQRAMREVKESKRQTGLDQWF; the protein is encoded by the coding sequence ATAGGAGTAGACTTATCTGACCTTGTTTCCGAGATCAGGAGGGACTTAACTTTCACTGAAATTAAAGGTAAGAAGGTAGCTGTAGATGCGTACAACGCTATCTATCAATTCCTAGCCGCAATAAGGCAGTACGATGGCACTCCACTGATGAACCGTGAAGGAAAGATAACAAGTCACTTAAACGGATTGTTTTACAGAACTGTAAATCTTTTGGAACAAGGAGTTATCCCGATTTACGTTTTTGACGGCAAACCTCCAGAAATAAAGGCCCAGGAATTGGAAAATAGAAGAAAATTAAAAGAAGAGGCTATGAAAAAATTGGAGAGAGCGAAAGAAGAGGGAAAGATTGAGGAAGTTAGAAAGTACTCTCAGATGACCTCTAGGTTAACTTCTAGTATGGCCAACGAAGGTAAAAGATTACTCTCACTTATGGGGATCCCTACAGTACAGGCTCCTTCTGAAGGTGAGGCTGAAGCTGCTTACATGAACTCTCAAGGTTTGGTTTACGCTGCAGCAAGCCAAGATTATGATTCGCTCCTTTTTGGAGCTACAAGGCTAATAAGAAACCTAACTATAAGCGGTAAAAGGAAACTTCCAAATAAAGACGCCTACGTAGAGGTTAAACCGGAAGTGATTGAAGCGGATCTGCTCCTTAAGAAACTAGGCATAACCAGAGATGAGCTGATAGACATAGCCATTCTCATAGGTACGGATTACAACCCAGATGGAATAAAGGGTATCGGTCCTAAGAGGGCCTACAAACTTATCAAGACTTATAAGAGAATCGAGGACATAGACAAGAAGGAGTTTGATCTTGAATTAATTGACTTTGATTATAAAAAAATAAGAGAAATGTTCTTACGTCCTGAAGTGGTACTGCCAAAAGAGCCTCTAGATCTAGGAGATGTAAATGTTCAAGGCGTTGTAGATTTCCTTGTTAAGGAGAACGACTTCAGTGAAGATAGAGTTGTTGCGGCTCTAGAGAGACTTCAAAGAGCTATGAGAGAAGTTAAGGAAAGTAAAAGACAAACTGGACTGGATCAATGGTTTTGA